The following proteins are encoded in a genomic region of Tenacibaculum sp. 190524A05c:
- a CDS encoding energy transducer TonB, translating to MEIKKNPKFNLENYSKLFIQLGLVLALFVTYVAIEHKTYDKSYGELGSADLGNEIEDETLVINAPPPPPPPPATPPPPTPEKIEVVEDDKEIEETVIESTETDESEAVEVDEIVEEVEEEEVVEDVPFSIIEDVPVFPGCTGSNQQKKDCLNKKMRKHVQRYFDAELANELGLPSGKKRIFVQFKIDKDGSITSIRARAPHPRLKKEAERIVKKLPRMKPGRQRGKAVRVGYTLPITFNVE from the coding sequence ATGGAAATAAAGAAAAATCCAAAATTTAACCTTGAAAACTACAGTAAGTTGTTCATTCAGCTAGGGTTAGTTTTGGCTTTATTTGTTACTTATGTAGCAATTGAGCATAAAACTTACGATAAAAGTTACGGTGAATTAGGATCAGCAGACTTAGGAAATGAGATTGAAGATGAAACATTAGTGATTAATGCACCACCTCCACCTCCACCACCGCCTGCAACTCCACCACCACCAACACCAGAGAAAATTGAGGTAGTTGAGGATGATAAGGAAATCGAAGAAACAGTAATTGAATCTACTGAAACAGACGAATCAGAGGCTGTAGAGGTTGACGAGATTGTTGAAGAAGTAGAGGAGGAAGAAGTTGTTGAAGATGTACCTTTCTCTATTATTGAAGATGTACCTGTATTCCCTGGATGTACTGGAAGCAATCAACAAAAGAAAGATTGTTTAAATAAAAAAATGCGTAAGCACGTTCAAAGGTATTTCGATGCTGAATTGGCTAACGAGTTAGGATTACCTTCAGGTAAGAAAAGAATTTTCGTTCAATTTAAAATTGATAAAGACGGTAGTATTACTAGTATTAGAGCAAGAGCTCCGCACCCAAGATTAAAAAAGGAAGCAGAGCGTATTGTTAAGAAATTACCTAGAATGAAACCTGGTAGACAAAGAGGTAAAGCGGTAAGAGTAGGTTATACATTACCAATTACTTTCAACGTAGAATAG
- a CDS encoding acyltransferase: MSVAKNYFSHETAVIDEGSSIGEGTKIWHFSHVMPNSIIGKRCNLGQNVVVSPNVVLGENVKVQNNVSIYTGVNCEDDVFLGPSMVFTNVINPRSAVNRKNEFKETLVKRGASIGANATIICGITIGEYALIGAGAVVTKDVEPFSLVVGNPSKPIGWVSKNGHRLNFNKNGIAICPETSETYELNGNKVRLKK, from the coding sequence ATGAGCGTAGCAAAAAATTATTTTTCACACGAAACTGCAGTAATAGATGAAGGTTCTTCAATTGGTGAAGGAACTAAGATTTGGCATTTCAGTCATGTAATGCCAAACAGTATTATTGGTAAACGATGTAATTTAGGACAGAATGTTGTGGTTTCACCTAATGTAGTTCTAGGTGAAAATGTAAAAGTTCAAAATAATGTATCTATTTATACAGGTGTAAATTGTGAAGATGATGTATTTCTAGGACCTTCTATGGTGTTTACAAACGTTATAAACCCAAGAAGTGCTGTCAACAGAAAAAACGAATTTAAAGAGACATTGGTAAAAAGAGGAGCAAGTATTGGTGCTAATGCAACAATAATATGTGGTATTACAATTGGAGAGTATGCCCTTATTGGAGCTGGAGCCGTTGTAACAAAAGATGTTGAGCCTTTTTCATTAGTGGTAGGAAACCCGTCGAAACCAATTGGCTGGGTAAGTAAAAATGGACATCGATTAAATTTTAACAAAAATGGTATAGCGATTTGTCCGGAAACATCTGAAACCTACGAACTTAATGGAAACAAAGTGAGGTTAAAAAAATAA
- a CDS encoding VanZ family protein: MSLIKIGKQPISFTYLDKIEHAIAYFVLGFLWLLTFIKRDIKVVVVITVALYGVLLEVLQSELTNYRTFDYMDMLANTFGALLAFMVFKFIEKKQFKLLNSL, translated from the coding sequence TTGAGTTTAATAAAAATAGGGAAACAACCTATTAGTTTCACTTACTTAGATAAAATTGAGCATGCTATAGCTTATTTCGTTTTAGGTTTTTTATGGCTTCTTACGTTCATAAAAAGAGACATTAAAGTTGTAGTTGTAATAACAGTTGCGTTATATGGTGTTCTTTTAGAAGTGTTGCAATCTGAATTGACGAATTACAGAACTTTTGATTACATGGATATGTTGGCCAATACATTTGGAGCTTTATTAGCTTTTATGGTTTTCAAATTCATTGAAAAAAAGCAATTCAAATTGTTAAATAGCTTGTAA
- the gcvH gene encoding glycine cleavage system protein GcvH, translating to MNIPAELKYTKDHEWVKVDGDVAIIGITDFAQSELGDIVYVDVDTLDETVEIEEVFGSVEAVKTVSDLFMPLTGEIVEFNEKLEDEPELVNSDPYGEGWMIKVNISDSAQVEGLLDAEAYKKIIEG from the coding sequence ATGAATATTCCAGCTGAATTAAAGTATACTAAAGACCACGAATGGGTTAAAGTTGATGGAGATGTTGCTATTATTGGTATTACTGATTTTGCACAAAGTGAGTTAGGTGACATCGTTTATGTAGATGTAGATACCTTAGATGAAACAGTAGAAATTGAAGAAGTGTTTGGTTCTGTTGAAGCCGTAAAAACAGTTTCTGATTTATTTATGCCATTAACTGGTGAGATTGTTGAGTTTAATGAAAAATTAGAAGATGAGCCAGAATTAGTAAATTCTGATCCTTACGGAGAAGGATGGATGATTAAGGTTAATATTTCTGATAGTGCTCAAGTAGAAGGGTTATTAGATGCTGAAGCTTATAAAAAGATTATTGAAGGGTAA
- a CDS encoding energy transducer TonB produces MKKLKKHPRKQLEKFSNIFMQLGLVLVLFVVFVTLEHQTEKGKQTAVFNHDDSREVLILDHIPREIVVEKKVVEQPKQQQRQQRVILDEPIDKVKNDEDIKETVLIPKEEDKVVINEGDIYEVDIPEEVDKSDDPVSMNFVQKAPVFKGCEGLSEVENRKCFEKKMKRLVRRHFNADLANELGLSSGKKSIYTQFVIDKNGNVVDIRVKAPHPRLMKEASRIVKKIPKFKPGIQNDKPVKVKYMLPISFMVE; encoded by the coding sequence ATGAAAAAGTTGAAAAAACATCCAAGAAAACAGCTTGAAAAGTTTTCCAACATCTTTATGCAATTGGGTTTAGTCCTAGTGCTATTTGTCGTTTTTGTTACCTTAGAACATCAGACGGAAAAAGGTAAACAAACAGCAGTGTTTAATCACGATGATTCAAGAGAGGTTTTGATTTTAGATCACATACCAAGAGAAATTGTAGTTGAAAAGAAAGTAGTTGAACAACCCAAACAACAACAGAGACAACAAAGAGTAATTCTTGATGAACCGATAGATAAAGTAAAGAACGATGAAGATATCAAGGAAACAGTTCTTATTCCAAAAGAAGAGGATAAGGTTGTTATTAATGAAGGCGATATCTATGAAGTAGATATTCCGGAGGAAGTTGATAAGTCTGATGATCCTGTAAGTATGAATTTCGTTCAGAAAGCACCAGTTTTTAAAGGTTGCGAAGGATTATCTGAAGTAGAGAATAGAAAGTGTTTCGAGAAAAAAATGAAACGATTAGTTAGAAGGCATTTCAATGCTGACTTAGCTAATGAATTAGGATTGTCTAGTGGGAAGAAAAGTATCTATACTCAATTCGTTATTGATAAAAATGGAAACGTTGTGGACATTAGAGTAAAAGCTCCTCATCCAAGGTTGATGAAAGAAGCCAGTAGAATTGTAAAAAAGATTCCTAAGTTTAAACCAGGAATTCAAAATGATAAACCCGTAAAGGTTAAATATATGCTACCAATTAGCTTTATGGTAGAATAA
- the sprA gene encoding cell surface protein SprA has protein sequence MRKHFRNRFFTALAILVSVVSFAQNSNKKDSIPAKKDSIPLKYNFNFNQKGHLFLNNPTDIQVRYDKSINKFVIVEKIGDYVVGTPIFLTPREYDKYKLKNDLKAYFREKVDAANPNKKGNDKKRKNLLPKYYVNSKFFENVFGGNEVEVIPTGQISIKLGGIYQNTENPQISVENQSSFTFDFDQQISASIQAKVGKRLQVTANYDTQSTFDFQNIIKVEYTPTEDDIIQKIDAGNVNLPIKNSLINGAQALFGVRADFQFGKTTIRTAFSQQNSQSRNVVAEGGAVIEPFELRVTDYDNDRHFFLSQYFRQNYSKALANYPLVSSPININRIEVWITNRNQNVTDFRSIVAFADLGESDLENMVSANLSTGVPQENYVDVVANPVSVQNTPIPYNAVNDINDLLAVTTGGIRDVGTLDSSVPVEMVQGNDYSYLQNARKLQSNEYTLHPQLGFISLNRRLNDGEVLAVAYEYTVVGANNNETIFKVGEFSNDGINAPANIAVKLLRSEILTTKREIGTNNPPTFIPAPTWRLMMKNVYALGAYPLRQEGFRFELLYRDDETGVLQNTLQNINDLNNTEDYNNIRKTTLINLFNIDKLDQSQFKVDGGDGFFDFIEGITVNSAKGLIYFPSAEPFGIDFDQTLIDKGINIVNDREKYLFNDLYLTTKIQAKNEFQNKDKFFLKGYFKSETSRGISLGAFNIPRGSVRVSAGGRTLVEGVDYVVDYQLGRVTILDPGLEASGVPINASVENNTFFNQQRKTFLGIDVEHKIKENFILGATFLNVSERPITPKVNFGAEPIDNIMLGFNLDFSSEVPYFTKLANKLPFVETDAPSNISVRADMAYLLPGSPSGIDVNGTATSYLDDFEATQIPINLNAPQQWFLASSPLSQDFAEATNDPRYNFKRGKISWYSIDQLFYSNSTNRPSNINDIELSRNEVRQISFSELFPNTDLDITQLNLVRTLDLAYFPNERGPYNFNTEATELNADGTFTNPGENWGGIMRALTTTNNFEQANVEYIQFWLMDPYEGYSITEAEGLPAGIDPQNPINQGKLFINLGNISEDILRDSQKQFENGLPTTQNPAPQVDTNMGTIPRNPSILYAFSADPDERTQQDIGLDGLSDSQERSLIDRINADPSLPINIDVSRLNIDDISGDNFQFFRGGELDAANASVITRYKNYNGTEGNSPTTDQSGEDFPTSGSTYPDTEDLNRDQTMNPVSSYFEYEVSLNRNDLVQGSNFIVDVKSEPITLPNGESRSTTWYQFRIPVRNGFSQAVGGITDFNSIRFMRMYLTEFNMPVVMRFAELELVRGDWRRYTRTLDPTVPEEDLDNAQLNNFEVGVVSIEQNDDRYELPPGITREQLQGTNRIQRQNEQSSTITVNDLPPGKSRAIFKNISIDLRRYKNLRMFLHAEEVPGKVVSNGDMVATIRLGTDLNENYYEIEKPLILSTSSASSLDVWPEENNLDILMPELATLKLDRDGAGVSAGDIYSGTATNGLTIRVKGNPTLAQIRTVMLGVKNTTLNDRSVEVWFNELRAVGFDNQGGWAAVVNADTNFADVIDLSLAGRMSTVGFGNVDQRVQERSLEEQKQYNVSTNVQLGKMMPKKWNMQVPMSYSYGEEFIDPKFDPQYQDVALIDAKSRGSDQAKRNAENAQDYTRRKSISFINVKKNRNPKSDKKPKFYDVENLAMSYSFSEEFHKDYNIERFVNQNLMAGLNYNFNFSPFVIEPFKKSQKLKSKYWKFIKDLNFNPVPKNIAINSKINRNYNLQQSRNLIEVAGLTAQPELIQRRFLFDWDYTIAFDLTKSLQLNFNATNNYIYDGFGQDEELGIYDKFFTFGRRNQYHQTLNATYKVPINKLPYLSFISSDYGYTADFDWQASSRSLITDPDTNLEVSIEDKVGNMIQNANKHTIGATIDFKRFYKTIGLEKLFLKKNKRQAGAKKKGVALGSKPTKSQPIKLKKNASFGKKLLKGTYDVLTSVKRAKINYSRESGTLLQGFRPSVGFLGRSNFDGSLAPTLGFVFGSQTDMLRQAISNGWLITRDANAEYFNQNYGRTRNDNLDYNISIKPVKDLTIDLRGNRIKTSNVTQQLDVILRPGGDPTNNNDYEQNPALRAFETGNYSISHFMLGTMFTDGDQLYQNFLDNRATIANRIGSQNPLLPNDIDPANTTNAGYKTNGQQVMLPAFLAAYSGTDVNSASTGIFKNIPLPNWTMRYNGLMKFKWFKKNFSSFTLSHSYKSSYTIANFTNNLQYDSGDLSLTNNSGNYQPELLISSATLIDEFSPLIKVDMKMRNSFSLRGEVKKDRSLTLNFNNNTLTDIKGTEYIFGLGYRIKDVKMVTRITGKKETLKGDINIRADVSLRDNLTLIRSVDEQNNQITGGERLFGLKFLADYNLNSNLRASFYYNHNTFDYAISTNFPRQSINAGFNLVYNLGN, from the coding sequence TTGAGAAAACATTTTCGTAATAGATTTTTTACAGCACTTGCTATATTAGTAAGTGTTGTTTCATTTGCTCAGAATTCAAATAAGAAAGATTCTATTCCAGCAAAAAAAGATAGTATTCCTTTAAAGTATAACTTCAACTTTAACCAAAAAGGACATCTTTTTTTAAATAATCCAACCGATATTCAAGTTCGTTATGATAAGTCGATAAATAAGTTTGTTATTGTTGAAAAAATTGGAGATTATGTTGTTGGAACTCCAATATTCTTAACTCCACGCGAGTATGATAAGTATAAATTGAAAAACGATTTAAAAGCATATTTCAGAGAAAAAGTTGATGCTGCAAATCCAAATAAAAAAGGTAACGATAAAAAAAGAAAAAATTTACTTCCTAAATATTACGTCAATTCCAAATTCTTCGAAAACGTTTTTGGAGGAAATGAAGTTGAGGTAATTCCAACAGGACAAATAAGTATAAAATTAGGAGGGATTTATCAGAATACAGAAAACCCTCAAATATCTGTAGAGAATCAGAGTAGTTTTACTTTTGACTTTGATCAGCAAATTAGTGCGAGTATTCAGGCTAAAGTTGGAAAGCGTTTACAAGTAACAGCCAACTATGATACACAATCTACTTTCGATTTTCAAAATATCATTAAAGTTGAATACACACCAACGGAAGATGATATTATACAAAAGATTGATGCAGGTAACGTAAACTTACCTATTAAGAACTCATTAATTAATGGTGCGCAAGCTTTATTTGGAGTTCGTGCGGATTTTCAATTTGGAAAAACTACAATTAGAACTGCATTTTCGCAACAAAATTCACAATCTAGGAATGTAGTTGCAGAAGGAGGAGCTGTAATTGAACCTTTTGAATTACGAGTAACGGATTATGATAATGATCGTCACTTTTTCCTATCTCAATATTTTAGACAGAATTATAGTAAAGCTTTAGCGAACTATCCGTTAGTTAGTAGTCCAATTAATATCAACCGAATTGAAGTTTGGATTACCAATAGAAATCAGAACGTAACTGATTTTAGAAGTATTGTAGCTTTTGCCGATTTAGGAGAATCGGATTTAGAGAATATGGTAAGTGCTAATTTATCTACTGGTGTTCCACAAGAGAACTATGTAGATGTAGTTGCAAACCCAGTTAGTGTACAAAACACTCCAATTCCATATAATGCAGTAAATGATATTAATGATTTATTAGCTGTAACTACAGGAGGAATTCGAGATGTTGGTACTTTAGATTCATCTGTTCCAGTAGAAATGGTTCAAGGAAATGATTATTCCTATCTGCAGAATGCTAGAAAGTTACAATCTAATGAGTATACGCTTCACCCACAATTAGGTTTTATTTCGTTAAATAGACGATTAAATGATGGTGAAGTATTAGCTGTAGCTTATGAGTATACAGTTGTAGGAGCGAATAATAATGAAACTATTTTCAAGGTAGGAGAATTTTCTAATGACGGAATTAATGCTCCGGCAAATATTGCTGTTAAGTTATTACGTAGTGAAATCTTAACAACAAAAAGAGAAATAGGAACAAATAATCCACCAACTTTTATTCCGGCTCCAACATGGAGATTAATGATGAAAAACGTATATGCTTTAGGTGCATATCCGTTACGTCAAGAGGGGTTCCGTTTTGAATTATTATATCGTGATGATGAGACAGGTGTTTTACAAAATACTCTTCAAAATATTAATGATCTAAATAATACAGAAGATTATAATAACATTCGAAAAACAACATTAATCAATTTATTTAATATTGATAAATTAGATCAGAGTCAGTTTAAAGTAGATGGTGGAGATGGTTTCTTTGATTTTATTGAGGGTATTACAGTAAATTCAGCTAAAGGATTAATTTATTTTCCTAGCGCCGAGCCTTTCGGGATAGACTTTGATCAAACTTTAATAGATAAGGGAATTAATATAGTAAATGATAGGGAAAAGTATTTATTCAATGATTTATATCTAACAACCAAGATTCAAGCGAAGAACGAGTTTCAAAATAAAGATAAGTTTTTCCTGAAAGGATATTTTAAATCAGAAACAAGTAGAGGTATTTCATTAGGTGCTTTCAATATTCCAAGAGGATCGGTAAGAGTTTCTGCTGGAGGAAGAACCTTAGTTGAGGGAGTTGACTATGTTGTAGATTATCAATTAGGAAGGGTTACTATTTTAGATCCAGGATTAGAAGCATCAGGAGTTCCAATTAATGCATCGGTTGAGAATAATACATTCTTTAATCAGCAAAGGAAAACATTCTTAGGAATTGATGTTGAACATAAAATCAAAGAGAATTTTATACTGGGAGCAACATTTTTAAATGTTAGTGAAAGACCAATTACTCCAAAAGTAAATTTTGGTGCAGAGCCTATTGATAATATCATGTTAGGTTTTAATTTAGATTTCTCTTCGGAAGTTCCGTATTTCACCAAATTAGCAAATAAGCTTCCTTTTGTTGAAACAGATGCACCTTCGAATATTTCTGTTAGAGCTGATATGGCGTATTTACTACCAGGATCTCCAAGTGGAATTGATGTTAACGGAACAGCTACGTCTTACTTAGATGATTTCGAAGCAACTCAAATTCCAATTAATTTAAATGCTCCGCAGCAGTGGTTTCTAGCAAGTTCTCCATTATCACAAGATTTTGCTGAAGCAACAAATGATCCAAGATATAACTTTAAAAGGGGAAAGATTTCTTGGTATAGTATTGATCAATTATTCTATTCTAATAGTACAAACAGACCTTCGAATATTAATGATATCGAGTTATCTAGAAATGAGGTTCGTCAAATTAGTTTTTCTGAATTATTTCCAAATACAGATTTAGATATTACTCAATTAAATTTGGTTAGAACTTTAGATTTAGCTTACTTCCCAAATGAAAGAGGTCCATATAACTTTAATACGGAAGCAACTGAGTTAAATGCTGATGGTACTTTTACCAATCCAGGTGAAAACTGGGGAGGAATTATGAGAGCCTTAACTACAACAAATAATTTCGAGCAAGCAAATGTTGAATATATTCAGTTCTGGTTAATGGATCCATATGAAGGATATTCTATTACAGAAGCCGAAGGATTACCAGCGGGTATCGATCCACAAAATCCAATTAACCAAGGAAAGTTATTCATCAATTTAGGAAATATTTCAGAGGATATTTTACGTGATTCTCAAAAGCAATTTGAAAATGGATTGCCAACAACCCAGAATCCAGCACCTCAAGTGGATACAAATATGGGTACTATTCCTAGAAACCCATCGATTTTATATGCGTTTAGTGCCGATCCTGATGAAAGAACACAGCAAGATATTGGTTTAGATGGTTTATCAGATTCGCAAGAACGTAGTTTAATTGACAGAATTAATGCAGATCCAAGCTTGCCAATAAACATTGATGTAAGCAGATTAAATATTGATGATATCTCTGGTGATAACTTCCAATTTTTTAGAGGAGGAGAATTAGATGCTGCGAATGCATCAGTCATAACTCGTTATAAAAATTACAATGGTACTGAAGGGAATTCACCTACAACTGATCAGTCAGGAGAAGATTTTCCAACTTCTGGTTCTACGTATCCTGATACGGAAGATTTGAACCGAGATCAAACTATGAATCCAGTTAGTTCTTATTTCGAGTACGAGGTTTCTTTAAATAGAAATGACTTAGTGCAAGGATCGAATTTTATCGTAGATGTAAAATCAGAACCAATTACGTTACCAAATGGTGAGTCTAGAAGTACTACTTGGTATCAATTCAGAATCCCAGTAAGAAATGGATTCTCTCAAGCTGTTGGAGGAATTACAGATTTTAATAGTATTCGTTTTATGCGTATGTATTTAACAGAGTTTAATATGCCTGTTGTAATGCGTTTTGCAGAATTAGAATTAGTTCGTGGAGATTGGAGACGATATACAAGAACACTTGATCCAACAGTTCCTGAAGAAGATTTGGATAATGCACAATTAAATAATTTCGAAGTAGGAGTTGTTAGTATTGAGCAAAATGATGATCGTTATGAATTACCTCCAGGAATTACAAGAGAGCAATTACAAGGAACGAATAGAATTCAACGTCAGAACGAGCAATCTTCTACAATAACGGTAAATGATTTACCTCCAGGAAAATCGAGAGCAATCTTTAAAAATATCAGTATCGATTTACGTCGATACAAAAATTTAAGAATGTTCTTACATGCAGAAGAGGTTCCTGGAAAAGTTGTTTCAAATGGAGATATGGTTGCAACGATTCGATTAGGAACTGATTTAAATGAAAACTACTACGAAATTGAAAAACCTTTAATTTTATCAACATCAAGTGCATCATCATTGGATGTTTGGCCGGAAGAAAATAATTTAGATATTTTAATGCCGGAATTAGCGACATTAAAATTAGATAGAGATGGTGCTGGTGTTTCTGCAGGTGATATTTATTCTGGAACAGCCACAAATGGTTTAACCATAAGAGTAAAGGGAAATCCTACTCTAGCACAGATTAGAACAGTAATGTTAGGTGTAAAAAATACTACTTTGAACGATAGAAGTGTTGAAGTATGGTTCAATGAATTACGTGCTGTAGGATTTGACAACCAAGGAGGTTGGGCAGCTGTAGTTAATGCAGATACAAATTTTGCCGATGTAATTGATTTATCATTAGCGGGTAGAATGTCTACAGTAGGATTTGGAAATGTAGATCAAAGAGTTCAAGAAAGAAGTTTAGAAGAACAAAAACAATATAATGTATCGACCAATGTTCAGTTAGGTAAAATGATGCCTAAAAAATGGAACATGCAAGTACCGATGAGTTATAGTTATGGGGAAGAATTTATTGATCCAAAGTTCGATCCTCAATATCAAGATGTGGCTCTTATCGATGCCAAATCAAGAGGTTCAGATCAAGCAAAAAGAAATGCTGAAAATGCCCAGGATTATACAAGAAGAAAGAGTATAAGTTTTATTAATGTAAAGAAAAATAGAAATCCTAAAAGCGATAAAAAGCCTAAATTCTATGACGTTGAAAACTTAGCGATGTCTTATTCTTTTAGCGAAGAGTTCCATAAAGATTATAATATTGAGCGTTTCGTGAATCAAAACTTAATGGCGGGATTAAACTATAATTTTAATTTTAGTCCTTTTGTTATTGAACCTTTCAAGAAATCACAGAAATTGAAGAGTAAATACTGGAAGTTTATTAAAGATTTAAACTTTAATCCAGTTCCTAAAAATATAGCGATCAATTCAAAAATTAATCGAAATTATAATCTTCAGCAATCAAGGAATTTAATTGAAGTTGCAGGATTGACAGCTCAGCCGGAATTAATTCAGCGTAGGTTCTTATTTGATTGGGACTATACCATTGCGTTCGATTTAACAAAATCGTTACAATTAAATTTCAACGCTACGAATAACTATATATATGATGGTTTCGGACAAGATGAAGAACTTGGAATTTATGATAAATTCTTTACGTTTGGACGTCGAAATCAATATCACCAAACACTAAATGCAACATATAAAGTTCCAATTAACAAATTACCATATTTAAGTTTTATTAGTTCGGACTACGGATATACGGCTGATTTCGATTGGCAAGCTTCTTCTAGAAGTTTGATAACAGATCCTGATACGAATTTAGAAGTAAGTATTGAAGATAAAGTTGGTAATATGATTCAGAATGCCAATAAGCATACCATTGGTGCAACAATTGACTTTAAACGTTTTTATAAAACTATAGGCTTAGAAAAGCTATTCCTTAAAAAGAATAAACGTCAAGCAGGTGCTAAGAAAAAAGGAGTAGCATTAGGAAGTAAACCAACAAAGAGTCAGCCAATAAAACTTAAAAAGAATGCATCTTTTGGAAAGAAATTATTGAAAGGTACTTATGATGTATTAACTTCAGTTAAGAGAGCCAAAATTAATTACTCTAGAGAAAGTGGTACTTTATTGCAAGGATTCAGACCATCGGTAGGTTTCTTAGGAAGAAGTAATTTTGACGGAAGTTTGGCTCCAACATTAGGATTTGTTTTCGGTAGTCAAACTGATATGTTACGTCAGGCAATTTCTAATGGTTGGTTAATCACTAGAGATGCAAATGCAGAATATTTCAATCAGAATTATGGAAGAACGAGAAATGATAATTTAGATTATAACATTTCTATTAAGCCAGTCAAGGATCTTACGATTGATTTAAGAGGAAACAGAATTAAAACATCAAACGTTACACAACAATTAGATGTTATATTAAGACCTGGAGGTGATCCAACGAATAATAATGATTATGAACAAAACCCTGCATTAAGAGCATTTGAAACTGGAAATTATAGTATTAGTCACTTTATGTTAGGAACTATGTTTACTGATGGAGATCAGTTATATCAAAACTTCTTAGACAACAGAGCTACTATTGCGAATAGAATTGGAAGTCAAAATCCATTATTACCAAATGATATTGATCCAGCCAATACTACGAATGCAGGATATAAAACAAATGGTCAGCAAGTAATGTTACCAGCATTCTTAGCGGCATATTCAGGTACAGATGTAAATTCAGCCAGTACTGGTATATTCAAAAACATTCCATTACCAAACTGGACAATGAGATATAACGGATTGATGAAGTTCAAGTGGTTCAAGAAGAATTTCTCATCATTTACATTATCTCATAGCTATAAATCGTCTTATACTATTGCTAATTTTACTAATAATTTACAGTACGATAGTGGAGATTTAAGCTTAACAAATAATTCAGGGAATTATCAACCAGAATTATTAATTTCGTCGGCAACATTAATAGACGAATTTTCACCGCTTATTAAAGTGGATATGAAAATGCGAAATTCGTTCTCTTTAAGAGGAGAAGTTAAGAAGGATAGAAGTTTAACGTTGAATTTTAATAATAACACGTTAACGGATATTAAAGGAACGGAGTATATTTTTGGTTTAGGATACCGAATTAAAGATGTTAAAATGGTAACAAGAATTACCGGTAAGAAAGAAACATTAAAAGGAGATATTAATATTAGAGCCGATGTTTCACTTAGAGATAACTTAACATTAATTCGATCTGTAGACGAACAAAATAACCAAATTACTGGTGGAGAAAGATTATTTGGATTGAAGTTTTTAGCGGATTACAACTTGAATAGTAATTTAAGAGCCTCTTTCTATTATAATCATAACACATTTGATTATGCAATCTCTACCAATTTCCCGCGTCAATCTATTAATGCAGGATTTAACTTAGTCTATAACTTAGGAAACTAA